The following are encoded in a window of Deltaproteobacteria bacterium genomic DNA:
- a CDS encoding YbgC/FadM family acyl-CoA thioesterase: protein MNEVHRARVVFGDTDAMGIVYYGVYFRWFEIGRTELLRKSGIVYRDLNAMGIHLPVIEAGCRYLRPARYDDEVRIFTGMNQLAKARIGFEYRIESEAGVLTTGFTEHAFTDPSGRVIRPPGALRSKLQRVKDAL, encoded by the coding sequence ATGAACGAGGTCCACCGCGCCAGAGTTGTATTCGGCGATACGGACGCAATGGGGATCGTTTATTACGGTGTCTACTTCAGGTGGTTTGAAATCGGCAGGACGGAACTTCTCAGGAAGAGCGGCATCGTCTACCGGGATTTGAACGCCATGGGTATCCATCTTCCCGTAATTGAAGCTGGTTGCCGCTACCTGCGGCCGGCCAGGTATGACGACGAGGTCAGGATTTTCACGGGAATGAATCAACTGGCAAAGGCACGAATCGGATTTGAATACAGGATCGAGTCGGAGGCCGGGGTTTTGACGACGGGTTTCACCGAACACGCTTTTACCGATCCGTCGGGGAGAGTTATCAGGCCCCCCGGTGCATTACGATCAAAGCTTCAGCGGGTGAAAGATGCTCTATAG
- a CDS encoding cofactor-independent phosphoglycerate mutase: MKYVVVIGDGMADWKVDSLGRRTPLEAASKPHADFMAKNGVCGLAQIVSKDMYPGSDVSNISILGYDPKEYYTGRSPLEAASIGVDISPTDVAVRCNIVTIEGAIPAGTMVDYSAGHISTEESRRLLTILNAATASLGVEFFPGVSYRNLMVWRNGRESVTTVPPHDIMGKPIRDFLPSGEGSEVLVEIMKKSMEVFSNQTPEAPLTGGKKNSATSVWLWGQGKAPKMPPFEEKFGVAGSIIAAVDLIRGIGIYLGMDIVEVPGATGYIDTNFEGKGKYCLQELEKKDFVLVHVEAPDEAGHNGDAADKVKAIEDIDRHIIGPILERAKGKGDLRVLFLPDHPTPVAIRTHSNEPVPFVMYPKLKNSRDFSAARYTEDEARKTGYFVERGFDLMPIFLGLKS; the protein is encoded by the coding sequence ATGAAATATGTGGTCGTCATTGGCGACGGCATGGCCGACTGGAAGGTCGATTCCCTTGGCCGGCGGACGCCACTCGAGGCTGCCAGCAAGCCTCACGCGGATTTTATGGCAAAAAACGGGGTGTGCGGGCTCGCTCAAATCGTCTCCAAGGATATGTACCCGGGAAGCGACGTTTCGAACATCAGCATCCTGGGTTACGATCCGAAAGAGTACTACACGGGGAGATCGCCCCTCGAGGCGGCGTCAATTGGTGTCGATATTTCCCCCACCGACGTGGCGGTGCGGTGCAATATCGTGACCATCGAAGGGGCAATTCCCGCCGGGACAATGGTTGATTACTCTGCAGGACACATATCCACCGAAGAATCCCGGAGGCTCCTTACAATACTGAACGCTGCGACTGCCAGTCTGGGCGTGGAATTTTTCCCCGGCGTGAGCTACAGAAATCTCATGGTATGGCGCAACGGGAGGGAGAGCGTTACCACCGTTCCGCCCCACGATATCATGGGGAAGCCTATCAGGGACTTTCTTCCGTCGGGCGAGGGGTCAGAAGTCCTGGTTGAGATCATGAAAAAGTCGATGGAAGTCTTCAGTAACCAAACCCCGGAAGCCCCTCTCACGGGAGGGAAAAAGAACAGCGCAACTTCCGTCTGGCTGTGGGGGCAGGGAAAGGCTCCAAAGATGCCTCCCTTCGAGGAAAAGTTCGGGGTAGCCGGATCGATCATCGCAGCGGTGGACCTGATACGGGGTATTGGGATTTACCTCGGCATGGACATCGTGGAAGTACCGGGTGCCACGGGATACATCGACACGAACTTCGAGGGGAAAGGGAAATACTGTCTTCAGGAGCTGGAAAAAAAGGATTTCGTCCTCGTTCATGTCGAGGCACCCGATGAGGCGGGTCACAACGGCGACGCCGCGGACAAAGTAAAAGCCATCGAGGATATCGACAGGCACATAATAGGACCGATTCTTGAAAGGGCGAAGGGAAAAGGGGACTTGAGGGTTCTCTTTCTCCCTGACCATCCCACACCGGTGGCAATAAGGACACACTCGAATGAGCCGGTACCTTTCGTCATGTACCCGAAGCTGAAAAACTCCCGCGATTTTTCCGCGGCAAGGTACACAGAGGACGAAGCAAGAAAGACAGGGTATTTCGTCGAGCGGGGATTCGATTTAATGCCCATTTTTCTCGGTCTCAAATCATGA
- a CDS encoding homoserine dehydrogenase, which translates to MRAINVGIIGLGTVGEGVYRMLTKNGESIEKKVGIPVKIAGVADIDMNRKRDVGVPEELFTTDAYRLINDPDIHIIVELIGGTEKAGEYLVEASRRGKNIVTANKALLAEMGDSVIGEVEKEAVEIGFEASVAGGIPVIKALRESLAGNSVIELFGIINGTSNYILTRMTRESLEFPFVLEEAQKLGLAEADPTLDVDGIDSAHKLAILICLTTGKYPDFNDVYVEGIREITPLDLKFAGEFGYEIKLLAIAKKDGERIEARVHPTMIPKGHLLSTVAGAYNAVYVTGDFVGPVLFFGSGAGMDPTASAVVGDIIDIGRNMRAGSKKRIPFSGYEKDGGKIEVKDVNEVVSEFYLRFIVIDKPGVLSKISGILGENNISISSVIQKVRKMEEGVPIVILTHEAMERDLKRALQEIDELDVVLDKTKLIRIESNL; encoded by the coding sequence ATGAGGGCTATCAACGTAGGCATAATTGGCCTGGGAACGGTGGGGGAGGGCGTCTACAGGATGTTGACGAAGAACGGGGAGAGTATCGAAAAAAAAGTGGGAATCCCCGTTAAGATTGCAGGGGTCGCCGACATCGACATGAACAGGAAGAGGGATGTGGGCGTTCCCGAAGAACTTTTTACGACTGATGCCTATCGACTTATCAATGATCCTGATATCCACATAATCGTCGAGCTCATCGGCGGAACCGAAAAGGCGGGCGAGTACCTTGTCGAAGCATCGAGGAGGGGAAAAAACATTGTAACCGCAAACAAGGCGCTCCTTGCCGAGATGGGGGACTCCGTCATCGGGGAAGTCGAAAAAGAGGCAGTGGAGATCGGCTTTGAAGCAAGCGTGGCGGGCGGCATCCCGGTGATCAAGGCTTTGCGGGAGAGTCTTGCGGGTAACAGCGTGATCGAACTCTTCGGCATTATCAACGGAACATCCAATTATATTCTCACACGCATGACCCGCGAGAGCCTCGAGTTTCCTTTCGTTTTAGAGGAAGCCCAGAAGTTGGGCCTTGCAGAGGCTGACCCGACCCTCGATGTCGATGGGATCGATTCGGCTCACAAGCTTGCGATACTGATCTGTCTGACTACGGGAAAGTATCCCGATTTCAATGACGTGTATGTCGAGGGGATAAGGGAAATCACACCATTGGACCTTAAGTTCGCAGGCGAGTTCGGGTATGAGATCAAACTTCTGGCGATAGCCAAGAAGGACGGAGAGAGGATAGAGGCCAGGGTGCATCCGACGATGATTCCGAAAGGTCATCTGCTTTCCACTGTCGCAGGCGCTTATAACGCCGTCTACGTCACGGGTGACTTCGTCGGCCCGGTTCTTTTTTTTGGAAGCGGAGCGGGTATGGATCCGACTGCGAGTGCCGTTGTGGGTGATATCATCGATATTGGAAGAAACATGAGGGCCGGCTCGAAGAAGCGCATTCCCTTCTCCGGGTATGAAAAGGATGGCGGTAAGATAGAGGTGAAAGATGTGAATGAAGTAGTCTCGGAGTTTTACCTGCGGTTCATCGTCATCGACAAGCCCGGGGTTCTCTCAAAAATATCAGGGATTCTGGGGGAAAATAACATAAGCATATCCTCCGTTATTCAAAAGGTAAGGAAGATGGAGGAAGGCGTTCCCATAGTTATTCTAACTCACGAAGCAATGGAACGAGACCTGAAAAGAGCCCTTCAGGAGATCGATGAGCTAGACGTCGTTCTCGACAAAACGAAGCTCATCAGAATCGAGAGCAATCTGTAA
- a CDS encoding threonine synthase, producing MEWKGVVRRYRELLPEVSEENIVTLCEGNTPLLRADNLVRKIGGDLDIYLKYEGVNPTGSFKDRGMTLALSVAKEQGASAVICASTGNTSASAAAYASKAEVEAYVIIPEGKIAYGKLSQAIIHGATIIQVKGNFDEALEIVREISENYPITLVNSLNPYRIEGQKTASFEVCDTLGRAPEYHVLPVGNAGNITSYWKGYKEYHARGIVDNLPKMIGFQAEGAAPIVRGHPLSEPETIATAIRIGNPASWKGAIAARDESGGMIAMVSDEEILNAYKLVSSTEGIFCEPASAAGIAGVIRLVSEGFFSGGETVVITLTGHGLKDPDIAVKQAVGPVSVQPVLKEVVQELGL from the coding sequence ATGGAGTGGAAAGGAGTGGTGCGCAGATACCGCGAACTCTTGCCGGAAGTTTCGGAAGAAAATATCGTCACCCTCTGCGAGGGGAACACACCGCTTTTGCGGGCCGACAATCTCGTGAGAAAAATAGGTGGCGATCTCGACATCTATCTGAAGTACGAGGGAGTCAACCCGACAGGATCGTTCAAGGACAGGGGAATGACGTTGGCGCTCTCCGTGGCAAAGGAACAGGGCGCATCGGCTGTCATCTGCGCTTCCACCGGCAACACGTCGGCTTCCGCTGCCGCGTACGCTTCGAAGGCGGAAGTCGAGGCCTACGTAATCATACCCGAGGGCAAGATAGCATATGGAAAGCTGTCTCAGGCGATAATACATGGAGCCACCATCATCCAGGTGAAGGGAAATTTCGATGAGGCCCTGGAGATCGTGAGAGAGATATCGGAAAACTATCCCATAACGCTCGTTAACTCGTTAAACCCTTACCGGATAGAGGGGCAGAAGACAGCCTCTTTCGAGGTTTGCGACACACTTGGCAGAGCGCCCGAATACCATGTCCTCCCCGTTGGGAATGCGGGAAACATCACCTCCTACTGGAAGGGGTACAAAGAGTATCACGCAAGGGGTATCGTTGACAATCTCCCGAAAATGATCGGATTTCAGGCAGAGGGCGCTGCCCCCATCGTCCGGGGACATCCACTGAGCGAGCCGGAAACCATCGCTACGGCAATCAGAATAGGAAACCCGGCCTCCTGGAAGGGGGCGATAGCTGCAAGGGATGAGTCGGGGGGAATGATCGCGATGGTCTCCGACGAGGAAATATTGAATGCCTACAAGCTGGTTTCCTCTACAGAGGGAATATTTTGTGAACCTGCGTCGGCAGCAGGCATAGCGGGTGTGATAAGATTGGTCTCTGAAGGCTTTTTCAGTGGAGGTGAGACCGTCGTAATCACCCTTACGGGGCACGGCCTGAAGGACCCGGACATTGCAGTTAAACAGGCCGTGGGACCCGTTTCGGTCCAGCCTGTTTTAAAGGAAGTTGTTCAAGAACTGGGACTCTGA
- the glpX gene encoding class II fructose-bisphosphatase, producing the protein MLYRNIALEAVRVTEAAAMAAARIMGRGDNIRADMLAVQAMREALDTVNFRGRIVIGEGEKDDSPVLFSGEVVGRADEPVVDLAVDALEGPTIVATGGTNALSVLAVGEEGSFFRTPDTYMDKIAVGAGAAGVIDISKPPSENLEAISSALERPVEEITVVILDRPRHEKLIDEVRKTGAMIRLISDGDVAAAIATAGEDTGVDVLMGTGGASEGVLAAAALRCMGGNFQGILRPRNREEIQRARRMGIRNVDRVLAMEDLARGNIMFAATGVTDGELLKGVRFFKGGAKTSSLVLRSQPNTIRYLQTTHFAID; encoded by the coding sequence ATGCTCTATAGAAATATAGCATTGGAAGCCGTCAGGGTTACCGAAGCCGCAGCCATGGCCGCAGCGAGGATCATGGGCAGGGGGGACAACATCAGGGCCGACATGCTGGCGGTCCAGGCAATGAGAGAGGCCCTGGACACGGTAAATTTCCGGGGCAGGATCGTAATCGGCGAGGGGGAAAAAGACGATAGCCCCGTTCTATTCAGCGGCGAAGTTGTCGGCAGAGCCGATGAACCTGTTGTCGACCTTGCCGTCGATGCTCTCGAAGGTCCCACCATTGTCGCTACGGGAGGAACCAATGCTCTTTCCGTATTGGCCGTTGGAGAAGAGGGTTCGTTTTTCCGCACCCCCGATACCTACATGGACAAGATCGCTGTGGGAGCCGGGGCTGCTGGCGTTATCGATATATCCAAACCCCCCTCTGAGAATCTCGAGGCGATCTCCTCGGCTCTTGAAAGGCCCGTGGAGGAAATTACCGTTGTGATTCTCGACAGGCCGCGGCACGAAAAGCTTATCGACGAGGTTCGGAAGACAGGGGCCATGATACGCCTGATCTCTGACGGAGACGTGGCTGCCGCCATAGCAACAGCGGGAGAAGATACGGGTGTGGACGTTCTCATGGGGACGGGAGGGGCATCCGAGGGCGTCCTTGCGGCTGCGGCACTGCGGTGTATGGGCGGGAACTTTCAGGGGATACTCAGGCCGAGAAACAGGGAGGAAATCCAGAGGGCCAGAAGAATGGGGATCAGGAATGTCGACAGAGTCCTGGCCATGGAAGACCTTGCCCGGGGAAACATAATGTTTGCCGCAACGGGCGTCACGGATGGTGAGCTGCTCAAAGGGGTGCGATTTTTCAAAGGCGGTGCGAAGACCAGCTCACTCGTATTACGCTCCCAACCGAATACCATTCGATATTTGCAAACAACCCACTTTGCAATCGACTAA